The proteins below are encoded in one region of Blochmannia endosymbiont of Camponotus (Colobopsis) obliquus:
- the metC gene encoding cystathionine beta-lyase yields the protein MTKKNIETSLIIAGRNKKYTQGSINPVIQRASSIIFDSYYKKKQATNNCTQNKLCYGRRGTLTHFALKEAMMQLEHGAGCSLYPCGTAAIASSILAFVSAGDNILVTDAVYEPTKIFCQNVLRKMQISVTWFDPLIGNNISSLIKQNTRLIFLESPGSLTMEVQDIPGIIEAVRKKSPNITIILDNTWSAGIFLQALNVGVDISIQSGTKYLVGHSDAMIGTAVANAKCWKQLSEQSYLMGQTVDPDTAYMTLRGLRTLYVRLKQHEKNALHIAHWLSNNPFVYRVNHPALPECKGHKYFVRDFSGSSGLFSFILKKRLNFQQLTKYLDNFKYFHIAYSWGGFESLILTSQPEELKNIRKTKKLDFTGTLVRLHIGLENTDDLIRDLSDGFNRIKE from the coding sequence ATGACTAAAAAAAACATTGAAACATCTCTAATCATCGCTGGCAGAAACAAAAAATACACTCAAGGATCGATTAATCCTGTAATTCAAAGAGCCTCATCGATAATATTCGATTCTTACTATAAAAAAAAACAAGCTACGAATAATTGCACTCAGAATAAACTATGTTATGGAAGGAGAGGAACATTAACACATTTTGCGTTAAAAGAAGCAATGATGCAACTGGAACATGGAGCGGGATGTTCGTTATATCCGTGTGGTACAGCAGCAATTGCAAGCTCTATTCTTGCATTTGTGTCTGCAGGAGACAATATATTAGTGACAGATGCCGTTTATGAACCAACTAAAATTTTCTGTCAAAACGTGCTTAGAAAAATGCAAATATCTGTAACATGGTTTGATCCATTAATAGGAAATAATATCAGCAGTCTAATTAAACAAAATACTCGATTAATCTTTCTAGAATCTCCTGGATCACTTACCATGGAAGTACAAGATATACCTGGAATCATCGAAGCAGTACGTAAAAAATCACCAAATATAACTATTATACTTGATAATACCTGGTCAGCGGGTATTTTCTTACAAGCATTAAATGTAGGAGTCGATATTTCTATACAATCTGGTACAAAATATCTTGTAGGTCATTCAGATGCAATGATTGGGACTGCAGTAGCCAATGCTAAATGTTGGAAGCAATTAAGTGAACAATCTTACTTAATGGGACAGACTGTTGATCCAGATACCGCTTATATGACTTTAAGAGGACTACGAACTTTGTATGTAAGATTAAAACAACATGAAAAAAACGCATTACATATCGCTCATTGGTTAAGTAATAATCCATTCGTATACAGAGTCAATCATCCAGCCTTACCCGAATGTAAAGGCCATAAATACTTTGTAAGAGATTTTAGTGGCTCTAGCGGATTGTTTTCATTTATACTAAAAAAACGACTAAATTTTCAACAATTAACAAAATATCTTGATAATTTTAAATACTTTCATATAGCTTATTCATGGGGAGGATTCGAATCACTAATTTTAACAAGTCAACCTGAAGAATTAAAAAACATTAGAAAAACTAAAAAATTAGACTTTACAGGAACATTAGTACGACTTCATATTGGACTGGAGAATACTGATGATTTAATCCGCGACCTGTCTGATGGATTTAACCGAATAAAAGAATAA
- a CDS encoding 1-acylglycerol-3-phosphate O-acyltransferase, translated as MLLVIRILLIIFIFICICIFGSIYCLFSPRNPSHAAILSRFFCRMTPIFGIKVEVRQSLKNKLPANCIYIANHQNNYDLFTCTYAVQPRTITVGKRSLLWIPLFGLLYWLTGNFFIDRRNMTRSYNDIVQIACGIKKNNISLWIFPEGTRSRGRGLLPFKTSAFYAAIIAGLPIVPVCVSNLVNKIKLNRWHNGLIIIEILTPVEMNIYSISQVRMVTKYFYNLMKIKIDELNAEVMVRKS; from the coding sequence ATGTTGTTGGTTATTCGTATTTTGTTAATTATTTTTATTTTTATTTGTATTTGTATTTTTGGTTCGATATATTGTTTATTTAGTCCAAGAAATCCTTCTCATGCAGCTATTTTGAGTCGTTTTTTTTGTCGTATGACTCCCATTTTTGGGATTAAAGTTGAGGTGCGTCAGTCATTAAAAAATAAATTACCTGCAAATTGTATTTATATTGCTAATCATCAAAATAACTATGATTTATTTACATGTACATATGCTGTACAACCGCGTACTATTACGGTAGGTAAAAGAAGTTTATTATGGATACCGTTATTTGGATTATTATATTGGTTAACTGGTAATTTTTTTATAGATCGTCGTAATATGACACGGTCTTATAATGATATTGTGCAGATAGCTTGTGGTATAAAAAAAAACAATATTTCTTTGTGGATATTTCCAGAAGGTACACGTAGCCGTGGTAGGGGTTTATTACCTTTTAAAACGAGTGCGTTTTATGCTGCAATTATTGCAGGGTTGCCTATCGTCCCGGTTTGTGTATCTAATCTTGTTAATAAGATTAAACTTAATCGTTGGCACAATGGTTTAATTATTATTGAAATTTTAACTCCAGTAGAAATGAATATATATAGTATTAGTCAAGTTAGAATGGTGACTAAGTATTTTTACAATTTGATGAAGATAAAAATTGATGAATTGAATGCAGAGGTTATGGTACGCAAATCTTGA
- the cutA gene encoding divalent-cation tolerance protein CutA yields MIRKNQITTKQGIVIIICSVPDDERHTGIKIAKHLLNNKFAACVTILPNAISLYNWQDKLQQTNEIQLLIKTHVSLQQTIFEQIKTYHSYHIPELLSIAVTDIEHEYLLWILSSLVKLT; encoded by the coding sequence ATGATAAGAAAAAATCAAATAACAACAAAACAAGGAATAGTAATTATTATTTGCAGTGTCCCTGATGACGAACGACATACCGGAATCAAAATAGCTAAACACTTGCTAAATAATAAATTTGCTGCATGTGTCACTATCTTGCCTAATGCTATTTCTCTGTACAACTGGCAGGATAAACTCCAACAGACAAATGAAATCCAGTTACTAATTAAAACGCATGTGTCATTACAACAAACCATTTTTGAACAAATCAAGACCTATCATTCTTATCACATACCAGAATTGCTATCAATTGCTGTGACCGATATCGAGCACGAATATCTGTTATGGATATTATCCTCGCTGGTAAAATTAACATAA